In one Rhea pennata isolate bPtePen1 unplaced genomic scaffold, bPtePen1.pri scaffold_33, whole genome shotgun sequence genomic region, the following are encoded:
- the LOC134154681 gene encoding transmembrane protein 209-like, with product MELRDAGRATQREQRVPIIPPREHVSGQRLLQRERQPESKVVATNVEEGTVEEEPRGRTDSGDVTSARPIVGGGCEQISAASLLDRTVKIRREAEERKVVWAWGLLNMSVGGMIYTDMTGKLISSYYNIAFWPLWYIELALVSLFSLNALFDFWMYFKYTMAPTTLVMTRRQQILLGMQNAAVQIIPAHELAAKKVPSSTPSPRVQGQTVLSYSPSRPFRASPKFTSGCISGYSPQRQALSSNSASYSSALTYSPSSSYSKLSSFSSSPTGSPYASSVGPVESTGLRSRCHFSPMRYNSRMSQDDEITDRKSLQKYLRSEEEKQRRLQLGTSCSSSPSSSPTFWNYSRSLVEQAQVLRKYQYQVACMPQAPSAHKDEARLSSPLTAEEVWARVIVNRRQLDYLDSWTARFRSWINETILVPLVQEIESVSSQLRRTGYPEMQVGEASISNLKQAALVKAPVMPTLYAIMQYLDIAANQEYLVERVKELSQGGYMSSFRWNRGGDFKGRKWDADLPTDCAILMHIFCTYLDARLPPSPKYPDGKTFTAQHFVQTPDKPDITNENVFCIYQSNINPPHYELIYHRQVYNLPEGRNNMFHTLLMFLYIIKTKESGMLGRVNFGASGVNVLGVFGE from the exons AACTGATTCCGGTGACGTCACGTCCGCGCGACCAATcgttggaggcggctgcg aacagatttctgcagcttcgcTCCTTGACAGGACTGTGAAGATTAGGAGGGAGGCTGAAGAGCGGAAAGTGGTCTGGGCCTGGGGCCTCCTTAATATGTCTGTTGGGGGGATGATATATACTGACAT gaCTGGAAAACTTATAAGTTCCTATTACAACATCGCATTTTGGCCGCTCTGGTATATTG agcttgcgcttgtatccctgttcagtctgaatgccttatttgatttttggatgtacTTCAAGTACACAATGGCACCAACTACCTTGGTCATGACTCGTAGACAGCAGATCCTTCTAGGGATGCAGAATGCAG CGGTACAAATAATTCCAGCACATGAGCTGGCAGCGAAGAAAGTCCCTTCTTCTACGCCTTCTCCTAGAGTCCAGGGTCAAACTGTGCTGAGTTACAGCCCATCCCGGCCCTTCAGGGCCAGTCCAAAGTTTACTTCTGGTTGTATCTCAGGGTACAGCCCTCAGCGGCAGGCTCTGTCAAGCAACAGCGCTTCTTATAGCAGTGCTTTAACCTATTcaccaagcagcagctacagtaaG ctttccagcttcagctcttctcctacTGGTTCACCATATGCCTCAAGTGTTGGGCCAGTGGAAAGCACCGGGCTAAGGTCTCGTTGCCACTTTTCACCAATGCGGTATAATTCCCGTATGAGTCAAGATGATGAAATCACAGACcgcaagtcactgcaaaagtacCTTCGAAgcgaagaagagaaacagcgtAGACTTCAATTGGGTAC ttcatgttccagctctccttccagcagcccaaCCTTTTGGAACTACAGCCGTTCCTTAGTAGAGCAAGCACAGGTGCTGAGAAAGTACCAGTATCAGGTGGCTTGCATGCCCCAAGCTCCATCAGCACACAAGGACGAAGCTCGTCTGagctctccactgactgcagaagaa GTTTGGGCAAGGGTGATTGTGAATCGACGACAGCTTGATTACCTGGATTCCTGGACCGCTAGGTTCAGAAGT tggattaatgagactattttagtgccacttgtacaagagattgagtctgtgagcagtcagctgagaagaacggggtacccagaaatgcaggttggag AAGCCAGCAtcagcaatctgaaacaagcagcgcttgttaaagctccagtcatgccaactctgtacgctataatgcagtatttggatattgCAGCGAACCAAGAGTATTTGGTTGAAAGGGTCAAAG agctttctcagggaggATACATGAGCTCGTTCCGatggaacagaggaggagatttcaAGGGCCGTAAGTGGGATGCTGACTTGCCCACTGACTgtgct atccTTATGCACATATTCTGCACTTACCTCGATGCCAGACTGCCCCCTAGCCCCAAATACCCCGATGGCAAAACCTTCACTGCCCAACACTTTGTTCAAACACCAGATAAACCAG acattacaaatgaaaatgtattttgcatctaccAAAGCAACATCAATCCACCCCACTATGAGCTGATCTACCACCGCCAGGTCTACAATCTGCCTGAG ggcagaaacaacatgttccatacattgcttatgtttctgtacatcataaagacaaaagaatctggGATGCTTGG gcgAGTGAATTTTGGTGCATCAGGAGTCAACGTTCTAGGGGTGTTTGGAGAGTAA